One part of the Gemmatimonadota bacterium genome encodes these proteins:
- a CDS encoding 2-oxo acid dehydrogenase subunit E2: MPYEIVMPRLGWNMEEGTLVEWLKQDGDPIIQGEMVCTIEGDKAAADVESFEAGILKIPDASPPPGQTVPVGTLLGFVVAEHEIETFDPNAGRAGDAGNEDVAVGPAEGTAPAGTSFPDPGTGTELERATPVATGLERGAPAISPRAKRAAHTAGIDWRTLEGTGRSGRIVERDVLEAARQHEGARQHEAARPHEAAVDGTDGKAGAGHSDMRQVITGHGEMRQVIARRMVEAHQTTAPVTLNTEADVTALSSLFKGAYRPSWYDLMAGITAVALAEHPVMNASWRDGVVLNDGIHIGIAVDTSGGVIAPVIRDVPGKSLQEIAAATKSLIQAAQDGGLTLEQIEGGTFTLTNLGMYDVDAFTPIIHYPQCAILGLGRAAPRVVVVDESSGKTGVRRMMALSLTFDHRIVDGAPAARFLQRIKQLAEVPESVFGRAGGIQNRPS, translated from the coding sequence ATGCCCTACGAAATCGTCATGCCCCGGTTGGGCTGGAACATGGAAGAAGGCACGCTGGTCGAATGGCTGAAACAGGACGGCGATCCGATAATCCAGGGCGAAATGGTATGCACCATCGAGGGCGACAAGGCCGCGGCGGACGTCGAGTCTTTCGAGGCCGGTATCCTGAAGATCCCGGACGCATCGCCTCCGCCTGGCCAGACCGTGCCCGTGGGGACGTTGCTGGGTTTCGTCGTGGCCGAACACGAAATTGAGACCTTTGATCCGAATGCGGGGAGGGCGGGCGATGCCGGGAACGAGGACGTGGCGGTCGGACCCGCGGAGGGAACCGCGCCTGCCGGGACATCATTCCCGGATCCCGGTACCGGGACCGAACTCGAACGCGCCACGCCGGTAGCAACGGGCCTCGAACGCGGCGCCCCCGCCATCAGTCCCCGGGCCAAACGCGCGGCACATACGGCGGGCATCGACTGGCGGACGCTGGAAGGCACCGGACGATCGGGCCGGATCGTGGAAAGGGACGTGCTCGAAGCCGCCCGGCAGCACGAAGGTGCACGGCAGCACGAAGCAGCCCGGCCGCACGAAGCCGCGGTGGACGGGACGGACGGAAAGGCCGGCGCCGGCCACAGCGACATGCGGCAGGTCATCACAGGCCACGGCGAAATGCGGCAGGTCATCGCCCGGAGGATGGTCGAAGCCCATCAAACCACGGCGCCGGTCACCCTGAACACCGAGGCAGACGTAACCGCGCTTTCGTCGTTGTTCAAAGGTGCTTACCGCCCGTCCTGGTACGATCTGATGGCCGGGATCACCGCCGTCGCCCTGGCCGAGCATCCCGTCATGAACGCATCCTGGCGCGACGGCGTGGTGCTGAACGATGGCATCCACATCGGCATCGCGGTGGACACTTCCGGCGGGGTGATCGCGCCCGTCATCAGGGACGTTCCGGGCAAATCGCTCCAGGAGATTGCCGCGGCAACGAAAAGCCTGATCCAGGCCGCGCAGGACGGCGGCCTGACGCTCGAACAGATCGAGGGCGGTACCTTCACCCTGACCAACCTGGGCATGTATGACGTGGACGCTTTCACCCCGATCATACATTATCCCCAGTGCGCCATTCTCGGACTCGGACGGGCGGCGCCGAGGGTGGTCGTTGTCGACGAATCGAGCGGAAAGACCGGCGTGCGCCGCATGATGGCGCTCAGCCTGACCTTCGACCACCGGATCGTGGACGGCGCGCCGGCCGCACGGTTCCTGCAGCGGATCAAGCAACTGGCGGAAGTACCGGAATCGGTATTCGGCAGGGCGGGTGGCATCCAAAACAGACCCAGTTGA
- a CDS encoding phytanoyl-CoA dioxygenase family protein — translation MAMEQSETHRGLTVEEVGAFHDQGFLVAGKLLDDDHVETLRAEYDRVFETARESGRYRNLSIDDTEDKSRKRKARTQMLQIMQMCERSIEFRKLLYHGPILDIVESLLGPNIQLFHDQALYKPPRQGGPVFWHQDNGYWQCTPANLVSCWLTLDDVDVSNGAMHLIPGSHRLLVSHERSAETSSLLDLGDQAAAERATVIDLPAGGAMFHHCQTMHHTPANVTDRPRRAFAIHYMTPGTKRMRDGAYIDVSFAHPMLRMRV, via the coding sequence ATGGCTATGGAGCAGTCCGAGACCCATCGCGGACTGACCGTCGAAGAGGTCGGCGCGTTCCACGACCAGGGGTTCCTGGTGGCCGGCAAGTTACTGGACGACGACCACGTGGAAACGCTTCGGGCGGAGTACGACCGCGTATTCGAAACAGCGCGCGAAAGCGGCCGCTACCGCAACCTGTCCATCGATGACACGGAAGACAAGTCGCGCAAGCGCAAAGCCCGGACGCAGATGCTGCAAATCATGCAGATGTGCGAACGCAGCATCGAATTCAGGAAACTGCTCTACCACGGGCCCATCCTGGATATCGTCGAGTCCCTGTTGGGACCGAACATCCAGCTTTTCCACGACCAGGCCCTCTACAAGCCGCCCCGGCAGGGCGGTCCCGTCTTCTGGCACCAGGACAACGGCTACTGGCAGTGCACCCCCGCGAACCTGGTGAGCTGCTGGCTCACCCTGGACGACGTGGACGTGTCGAACGGCGCCATGCACCTGATTCCCGGCTCGCACCGGCTCCTGGTCTCCCATGAACGGTCGGCCGAGACCAGTTCCCTCCTCGACCTGGGCGACCAGGCCGCAGCGGAAAGGGCGACGGTGATCGACCTGCCCGCGGGCGGCGCCATGTTCCACCATTGCCAGACCATGCACCACACCCCGGCCAACGTCACCGACCGGCCGCGCCGGGCCTTCGCCATCCACTACATGACACCCGGCACGAAGCGCATGCGGGACGGGGCTTACATCGATGTCTCCTTCGCCCACCCCATGCTGCGGATGCGGGTGTAG
- a CDS encoding thiamine pyrophosphate-dependent dehydrogenase E1 component subunit alpha, with the protein MSVERENPFELYRWLYRTMFTIRTVEERLARSFMSGLIHGACHTYVGEEAVAAGVCAGLTDDDAVFSTHRGHGHALAKGVSPAALIAELYGRETGISHGRGGSMHLFAPEIGLMGTSGIVGPCILQAAGAGYSARLLGNGSVGVAFFGDGAVGNGAFHEGLNLAAIYDLPVLFVCENNLYATEVPFSHASRNPDVATRASNYGMPGVGVDGNDVLAVHEAAIEALLRARAGEGPTLIEAKTYRTRPHAEGMGLTGVYRTEEEVAEWREKDPISRFRRRILSDETMTESDLDRIEADVRAEVEEAEKEAAASPWPEGGTADRHVYRETV; encoded by the coding sequence ATGTCCGTCGAACGCGAAAACCCGTTCGAACTTTATCGTTGGCTGTACCGGACCATGTTCACGATCCGGACGGTGGAAGAACGGCTGGCGAGGTCCTTCATGTCCGGGTTGATCCACGGCGCCTGCCATACCTACGTCGGCGAGGAGGCCGTAGCCGCAGGGGTATGCGCCGGATTGACCGATGACGACGCGGTCTTCAGCACGCACCGGGGCCACGGCCACGCGCTGGCCAAGGGGGTGTCGCCGGCCGCGCTCATCGCCGAGCTTTACGGCCGGGAGACGGGGATCTCCCACGGCCGGGGCGGCAGCATGCACCTCTTCGCTCCGGAGATCGGTCTCATGGGAACGAGCGGAATCGTGGGCCCCTGCATCCTGCAGGCCGCCGGCGCCGGCTACAGCGCCAGGCTGCTGGGCAACGGCAGCGTCGGAGTGGCCTTCTTCGGCGACGGCGCCGTAGGGAACGGCGCCTTTCACGAAGGGCTGAATCTCGCCGCCATCTACGACCTGCCCGTTCTCTTCGTCTGCGAGAACAACCTGTACGCGACCGAGGTGCCTTTCTCCCATGCTTCCAGGAACCCGGACGTGGCAACGCGCGCGTCCAATTACGGTATGCCGGGCGTCGGCGTGGACGGCAACGACGTGCTGGCCGTGCACGAAGCGGCCATCGAGGCGCTGCTGCGGGCACGGGCGGGAGAGGGACCGACCCTCATCGAAGCGAAGACGTACCGCACCCGTCCCCATGCCGAAGGGATGGGCCTCACCGGCGTATATCGCACCGAGGAAGAAGTCGCCGAGTGGCGGGAGAAGGACCCCATCTCGAGGTTCCGGCGCCGTATCCTGTCCGATGAAACGATGACGGAGTCCGATCTGGACCGGATCGAAGCCGACGTCCGGGCGGAAGTCGAAGAAGCGGAAAAGGAAGCGGCAGCCAGTCCCTGGCCCGAAGGCGGTACGGCGGATCGCCACGTATACCGGGAGACGGTATGA
- a CDS encoding adenosylcobinamide amidohydrolase, which yields MGQQVVGLDVSEVNLEETLERQEHYLLKKDGRFLVAELRTPHQVLSTSACSGGMTGRVRFLVNHQSVEGQGHLDRFEWMLELGETGYHHHVCKELGLEPEAVAMMGTAANMNYAARIVETFAELRVCAVVTAGVEGNAGCAGDPADWHEAESGQMERHPHERHPHDGTINTMLLVNWPLTPGAMARAVVTMTEGKSAALRDLAVSSRYSQDLATGTGTDQYCIAAPLDEAKRSKARAGHHAKLGELIGSSVRRATLEALRWQNGLEASSTRSLYHALKRYGFKADRFLPAMESRLGAEEYALLDKNIRSVVHDPGVSAAAYAYAAVWDRVRHGTLSTGLAAPLLRQQAAVLASAVAAKPEAWPACYEQLAVHEDALLDAVYDAIALGWRLKWT from the coding sequence TTGGGACAGCAGGTTGTAGGATTGGACGTATCCGAGGTGAATTTGGAAGAAACACTCGAACGCCAAGAGCATTACCTGCTCAAGAAAGACGGAAGGTTCCTCGTTGCCGAACTGCGCACGCCCCACCAGGTGCTGAGTACCTCGGCCTGCAGCGGCGGAATGACCGGCCGCGTCCGTTTTCTCGTCAACCACCAAAGCGTCGAGGGCCAGGGCCACCTGGATCGTTTCGAATGGATGTTGGAACTCGGCGAGACGGGATACCACCACCACGTGTGCAAGGAGCTTGGGCTCGAACCGGAAGCCGTCGCAATGATGGGCACGGCCGCGAACATGAACTACGCCGCCCGGATCGTGGAGACCTTCGCCGAACTGCGCGTATGCGCCGTCGTGACGGCCGGAGTCGAAGGGAATGCGGGCTGCGCCGGCGATCCCGCGGACTGGCATGAAGCGGAATCCGGGCAGATGGAGAGACATCCCCATGAGAGACATCCCCACGACGGTACGATCAATACGATGCTGCTCGTCAACTGGCCGCTCACGCCCGGTGCCATGGCTCGCGCGGTCGTCACCATGACCGAGGGCAAGTCGGCGGCCCTCCGGGACCTGGCCGTATCAAGCCGGTACTCCCAGGACCTGGCGACCGGGACGGGCACGGACCAGTACTGTATCGCCGCGCCCCTGGACGAAGCGAAACGGTCCAAGGCCAGGGCGGGTCACCACGCAAAACTTGGCGAATTGATCGGTTCGTCCGTCCGCCGGGCGACCCTGGAGGCGCTGAGGTGGCAGAACGGACTGGAAGCCTCCAGCACGCGCAGCCTTTATCACGCGTTGAAACGATACGGGTTCAAAGCCGACCGGTTTCTGCCCGCCATGGAAAGCCGCTTGGGCGCGGAAGAATACGCGCTCCTGGACAAGAACATCCGGTCGGTCGTCCACGATCCGGGTGTTTCGGCCGCCGCGTACGCCTATGCGGCGGTATGGGACCGCGTGAGGCACGGTACGCTTTCTACCGGACTGGCCGCCCCGCTGCTGAGACAGCAGGCTGCCGTCCTGGCCTCCGCTGTCGCGGCGAAACCGGAGGCTTGGCCGGCCTGTTACGAACAGCTTGCCGTCCATGAAGACGCGTTGCTGGATGCCGTCTATGACGCGATAGCCCTGGGATGGCGCCTGAAATGGACCTGA
- a CDS encoding iron ABC transporter permease, which yields MKRPLILVLTAVILFVACVFSMGVGAVYIPAGAVLQVLADHLWPGGTLEAAKTATDTIVWEIRLPRTLLAVLVGAALASSGGVMQGFFQNPMADPYIMGISAGAALGATVAVTLDLQFWMLGLNAVSIAAFLCGLAVTMVVYAFSRRGGRVASTTLLLTGIAIGAMATSFTSYMLVMGGENQRQLLFWLMGSLSARRWDHVWMLVPYAAVGLAVVLVYARELNVLLLGDEQASQLGVHVERVKLILLTAAACLAAAAVSVSGIIGFVGLLAPHMVRLIVGPDYRILTPMAALAGALLLVLADLVARTAMAPAEMPIGILTTLLGAPFFLYLLHRQRRV from the coding sequence ATGAAACGTCCCCTCATACTGGTCTTGACGGCCGTAATCCTCTTCGTCGCCTGCGTCTTCTCCATGGGAGTGGGCGCCGTATATATCCCGGCTGGCGCCGTGCTGCAGGTGCTGGCGGATCACCTATGGCCAGGCGGCACGCTCGAGGCGGCAAAGACGGCGACGGACACGATCGTCTGGGAGATCCGCCTGCCGAGAACCCTCCTGGCGGTGCTTGTAGGGGCCGCCCTGGCCAGTTCGGGCGGGGTGATGCAGGGCTTCTTCCAGAATCCCATGGCCGATCCCTATATCATGGGCATATCGGCCGGCGCCGCGCTGGGCGCCACGGTTGCGGTCACCCTGGATCTGCAATTCTGGATGCTCGGGCTGAACGCGGTATCCATCGCGGCGTTCCTCTGCGGCCTGGCCGTGACCATGGTGGTGTACGCCTTCTCCCGCCGGGGAGGCCGCGTGGCTTCGACCACTCTGCTTCTGACGGGCATCGCGATCGGCGCCATGGCGACTTCCTTTACGTCCTACATGCTCGTGATGGGCGGCGAGAACCAGCGGCAACTGCTCTTCTGGCTCATGGGCAGCCTATCCGCCCGGAGATGGGACCACGTCTGGATGCTGGTGCCCTACGCGGCGGTCGGTCTGGCCGTCGTCCTCGTATACGCGCGGGAACTGAACGTCCTGCTGCTGGGGGATGAGCAGGCGTCCCAGCTGGGCGTGCACGTCGAACGGGTCAAACTGATCCTGCTGACGGCGGCCGCCTGCCTAGCGGCGGCCGCGGTATCGGTGAGCGGCATCATCGGTTTCGTCGGCCTGCTGGCGCCGCACATGGTCCGGCTGATCGTGGGGCCCGACTACCGCATCCTGACGCCCATGGCCGCCCTGGCCGGCGCCTTGCTGCTGGTGCTGGCCGACCTGGTCGCCCGGACGGCCATGGCCCCGGCCGAAATGCCCATCGGCATCTTGACCACGTTACTCGGCGCTCCATTCTTCCTGTACCTGCTGCACCGGCAACGGCGGGTCTGA
- a CDS encoding mechanosensitive ion channel encodes MTFQQLKESGIQVAVWLRDTVLQVAPLLLEALLYLVVGLFVARLIRKLVSRLLDNADRIVPYGSMKTYVKAFIQRHRVPVLLGGIAYWTVIAVVLAVVADTLGLVVVSSWLEALAGYLPRVMGAVAIVVVGFIGSIVLRDVIEMAAGSIGLDLGDNLLRFVRFLIVAVAFLLAAGQLGVDVSVISGLIMVIVGGVLLSAALAFGLGARASVSNILASHYLRKSFSEGEYVQIEGHRGRIIQITATAVILESDEGRVVVPASVFNEQITVSGQKQHPDE; translated from the coding sequence ATGACCTTTCAACAACTGAAAGAAAGTGGAATCCAGGTCGCGGTCTGGCTAAGAGACACCGTCCTGCAGGTCGCGCCGCTCCTCCTGGAGGCGTTGCTATACCTGGTCGTCGGGCTGTTCGTTGCCCGGCTGATCAGAAAACTCGTCTCCAGGCTGTTGGACAATGCGGATCGGATCGTGCCGTACGGGAGCATGAAGACCTACGTAAAAGCGTTCATCCAGCGGCACCGCGTACCCGTCCTGCTCGGCGGCATCGCCTACTGGACGGTGATTGCCGTCGTCCTCGCCGTAGTGGCCGACACGCTGGGGCTGGTCGTGGTGTCCAGCTGGCTGGAAGCGCTCGCCGGTTACCTGCCCAGGGTGATGGGTGCCGTCGCCATCGTAGTGGTCGGGTTCATCGGCAGCATCGTCCTGCGCGACGTGATCGAGATGGCGGCCGGTTCGATCGGCCTGGACCTGGGTGATAACCTGTTGCGATTCGTGCGATTCCTGATCGTGGCGGTCGCCTTTCTCCTTGCCGCCGGTCAGCTCGGGGTCGACGTCTCGGTCATTTCCGGCCTGATCATGGTCATCGTGGGCGGCGTGCTGCTCAGCGCCGCGCTGGCCTTCGGGCTCGGCGCGCGCGCTTCCGTGTCCAATATCCTGGCGAGCCATTACCTTCGTAAGTCCTTCTCCGAAGGTGAATACGTGCAGATCGAAGGCCACAGGGGACGCATCATCCAGATAACCGCCACCGCGGTTATCCTCGAATCCGATGAGGGCCGCGTGGTCGTCCCCGCGAGCGTATTCAACGAGCAAATCACCGTAAGCGGCCAGAAGCAGCACCCCGATGAATAG
- a CDS encoding alpha-ketoacid dehydrogenase subunit beta has product MTEKTFTEAAREALSDAMDADPAIFVVGEGAGERGGNFETTAGLYEKHGPLRLCDTPICERGFIGMCTGAAMTGARPVVDFMFTDFILDGLGELINQTSKMQYMSNGRLKMPMVLRGCIGIGHSAATHHSGSYYPFFVHIPGFRVALPSNPADAKGLLATALRSEDPVFFMEHRHLLNLKGPVPDGEHRVPFGQAAVVREGADATVVALTVMVHHALQVAEELSGEGISLEIIDPRTVAPLDADTILASVGKTGRLLIVDETFMPCGIGAEISARVTEHGFDELDAPIKRLNGAHVPTPYSPSLEQAVVPDRASIEQAVRELLAE; this is encoded by the coding sequence ATGACCGAGAAGACCTTCACCGAAGCCGCGCGGGAAGCCCTGTCCGACGCCATGGACGCGGACCCCGCCATATTCGTGGTCGGCGAAGGCGCGGGCGAACGCGGCGGCAACTTCGAGACTACGGCCGGTCTCTACGAGAAGCACGGTCCCTTAAGGCTCTGCGACACGCCCATCTGCGAACGGGGGTTCATCGGGATGTGCACGGGCGCGGCCATGACCGGCGCCCGGCCCGTCGTGGACTTCATGTTCACGGATTTCATCCTCGACGGCCTGGGCGAGCTGATCAACCAGACTTCCAAGATGCAGTACATGAGCAACGGCCGGCTGAAGATGCCCATGGTCCTTCGGGGCTGCATCGGCATCGGCCACTCCGCGGCGACCCATCATTCCGGCAGCTATTATCCGTTCTTCGTTCATATCCCGGGGTTCCGCGTGGCGCTGCCCTCCAATCCCGCGGATGCGAAGGGCCTGCTCGCCACGGCGCTGCGCAGCGAAGACCCCGTTTTCTTCATGGAGCACCGGCATCTGCTGAACCTGAAGGGGCCCGTGCCCGACGGCGAGCATCGGGTGCCCTTCGGACAGGCCGCGGTCGTTCGCGAGGGGGCCGATGCCACGGTCGTGGCGCTGACCGTCATGGTCCATCATGCCCTTCAGGTCGCGGAGGAACTTTCCGGCGAGGGGATTTCCCTGGAGATCATCGATCCGCGCACGGTGGCGCCCCTGGACGCGGACACCATCCTCGCGTCCGTGGGGAAGACGGGTAGGCTGCTCATCGTGGACGAGACCTTCATGCCTTGCGGGATCGGCGCGGAGATCTCCGCCCGCGTGACCGAACACGGCTTCGACGAGCTCGACGCGCCGATCAAGCGGCTGAACGGCGCCCACGTGCCCACGCCCTACAGTCCTTCTCTCGAGCAGGCCGTCGTCCCGGACCGGGCATCGATCGAACAGGCCGTCCGCGAACTGCTCGCGGAATAG
- a CDS encoding helix-turn-helix domain-containing protein — MNEVERDVGKEILEGLQEIKRGKHGRVINVPDITGIRKKSGLSQVEFARLLGVSVRTLQDWEQGRRRPSGAARTLMMIASKNLQAVLDVA; from the coding sequence ATGAATGAAGTTGAACGAGACGTTGGCAAGGAGATATTGGAAGGTCTTCAGGAAATCAAACGAGGTAAACACGGCCGCGTGATCAATGTGCCCGATATTACTGGGATTCGAAAGAAATCAGGATTATCGCAGGTCGAGTTCGCCCGATTGTTAGGTGTATCGGTACGAACACTGCAAGATTGGGAGCAAGGCCGCCGTCGTCCTTCAGGTGCTGCTCGAACTTTGATGATGATCGCGTCGAAGAATCTTCAGGCGGTACTGGATGTGGCGTGA
- a CDS encoding cob(I)yrinic acid a,c-diamide adenosyltransferase, producing MPRLTKIYTRKGDNGTTALGSRQRVPKESPRVASYGTVDELNSVIGIALAHGLAPRLAETLPVIQNELFHLGSDLCFTEEDKEKYQIPLIETRHVEKLEAIIDELNPIVGRLENFILPGGCPGAAYLHLARTVCRRAEREVAALSRNEAIGAFVLAYLNRLSDLLFVMSRYENKERGVDEPLWDSRL from the coding sequence ATGCCCAGGCTTACAAAGATATACACCCGCAAAGGCGACAACGGGACCACCGCCCTCGGCAGCCGGCAACGCGTACCCAAAGAGTCGCCCCGCGTGGCGAGCTACGGGACCGTGGACGAACTCAACTCGGTCATAGGCATCGCCCTCGCACACGGACTGGCTCCGCGGCTTGCGGAAACGCTGCCGGTCATTCAGAACGAGTTGTTTCACCTCGGATCGGACCTGTGCTTTACCGAAGAGGACAAGGAGAAATACCAGATCCCGCTGATCGAAACCCGGCACGTGGAGAAACTCGAAGCGATCATCGACGAACTGAACCCCATCGTTGGACGGCTCGAGAACTTCATCCTTCCCGGCGGGTGTCCGGGCGCCGCGTACCTCCACCTTGCGCGGACCGTCTGCCGGCGCGCGGAACGGGAAGTAGCGGCCTTGTCCCGCAACGAGGCCATCGGGGCATTCGTGCTGGCCTACCTGAATCGCCTCTCCGACCTGCTCTTCGTCATGTCACGGTATGAAAACAAGGAACGGGGCGTCGACGAACCACTTTGGGACAGCAGGTTGTAG
- a CDS encoding heme ABC transporter ATP-binding protein: MRSGWFFCAERGRVGVSVETAKGVETAFRVEDLSCGYDRRPVLEGLSFDLRQGEMLGVIGPNGSGKSTLIRALTRILPLSRGRITLYGTPLQDYTVREIAREVAVIPQQTPVTFAFSSLDVVMMGRTPHLRRFRREGPEDREIALEAMRRTDCLAFRDRPIHELSGGERQRVIIARALAQQPSILLLDEPTSFLDLNHQVEIFDLLRHVCARDGLAVLCVSHDLNLSSEYCHRLMMLKEGRIYTDGTPEDILTRGHIKAVFETDVTVIKSPYSGSPQIILKPGD; the protein is encoded by the coding sequence TTGCGGAGCGGCTGGTTTTTTTGTGCAGAAAGGGGACGAGTCGGTGTGAGCGTGGAAACCGCCAAAGGGGTGGAAACCGCCTTCCGCGTTGAAGACCTCTCCTGCGGTTACGATCGTCGCCCGGTGCTGGAGGGCCTGTCGTTCGACCTGCGCCAGGGCGAGATGCTGGGGGTGATCGGGCCGAACGGCTCGGGAAAGAGCACGTTGATACGTGCGCTTACGCGGATTCTTCCGCTGAGCCGGGGACGCATCACGCTCTACGGGACTCCGCTACAGGACTACACGGTCCGTGAGATCGCGCGCGAGGTCGCCGTCATTCCCCAGCAGACGCCGGTTACCTTCGCCTTTTCTTCGCTGGACGTCGTCATGATGGGCAGGACGCCCCATCTTCGGCGCTTCCGTCGAGAAGGTCCGGAAGACCGGGAAATCGCCCTCGAAGCCATGCGGCGGACCGACTGCCTCGCCTTCAGGGACCGCCCCATACACGAACTGTCCGGCGGTGAAAGGCAGCGGGTCATCATCGCCCGGGCGCTGGCGCAGCAGCCTTCGATCCTTCTCCTGGACGAACCGACCTCTTTCCTGGACCTGAACCACCAGGTCGAGATCTTCGATCTGCTTCGCCACGTGTGCGCCCGCGACGGACTCGCCGTGCTGTGCGTGTCCCACGACCTCAACCTCTCGTCAGAGTACTGCCACAGGCTTATGATGCTGAAGGAGGGGCGTATCTACACCGACGGCACGCCCGAAGATATCCTGACCCGGGGACACATCAAGGCGGTCTTCGAGACCGATGTGACTGTAATAAAGAGCCCCTATTCGGGTTCGCCGCAGATCATACTGAAACCGGGAGACTGA
- the cobD gene encoding cobalamin biosynthesis protein CobD, which yields MDLTVLAPHPLLLLCAVALDGILGDPVYRWHPVRLMGFTLTGIERMLRRTGLDGYAGGCMLFLALSAFWVGVIAALALWLNGLHPVLNGVYQVFVIYSMVALRDLCRHGMAIDRAGDLDGARRAVSMLVGRDTSAMDAAACRRAGMESLSENAVDGFIAPVFWYALLGLPGIVLYKVISTMDSMVGYRTPRYLRFGWCGARLDDLFNLVPARLTWLLMAAVALLLPGYSGRKALSVGWRQHGLIPGPNSGWSEAAAAGAVQRRLIGPIWQDGKLVTEIWIGDEGDPEGGQAGDLRHMRVLVVVTCVIATALSILAMVVPA from the coding sequence ATGGACCTGACGGTTCTCGCGCCGCACCCCCTTCTGCTCCTGTGCGCGGTCGCGTTGGACGGCATCCTGGGGGATCCGGTCTACCGGTGGCACCCGGTGCGCCTGATGGGCTTTACGCTCACGGGCATCGAGCGCATGCTCCGCCGGACCGGGCTGGACGGGTACGCGGGCGGGTGCATGCTGTTCCTGGCGCTCTCTGCCTTCTGGGTTGGCGTCATCGCGGCGTTGGCCCTGTGGCTGAACGGCCTGCATCCGGTGCTGAACGGGGTTTACCAGGTCTTCGTGATCTACAGCATGGTGGCGCTCCGGGACCTGTGCCGGCACGGCATGGCCATCGACCGCGCCGGGGACCTGGATGGCGCGCGCCGGGCCGTGTCCATGCTGGTCGGCCGGGATACGTCCGCCATGGACGCCGCGGCCTGCCGGCGGGCAGGCATGGAAAGCCTGAGCGAGAACGCCGTGGACGGCTTCATCGCGCCCGTCTTCTGGTATGCCCTGCTGGGGTTGCCGGGCATCGTGCTCTACAAGGTGATCAGCACGATGGATTCCATGGTGGGGTACCGGACGCCCCGATATCTGCGCTTCGGCTGGTGCGGGGCGCGGCTGGACGACCTGTTCAATCTCGTACCCGCCCGGCTCACCTGGCTGCTGATGGCGGCGGTCGCGTTGCTACTGCCCGGATATTCGGGTCGCAAGGCGCTCTCGGTGGGATGGCGGCAGCATGGACTGATTCCGGGTCCGAACTCCGGCTGGAGCGAAGCGGCGGCGGCCGGTGCCGTGCAGCGGAGGCTGATCGGGCCGATATGGCAGGATGGAAAGCTGGTTACGGAGATCTGGATCGGCGACGAAGGCGATCCGGAAGGCGGCCAGGCCGGCGACCTGCGCCACATGCGCGTCCTGGTCGTGGTCACGTGCGTTATAGCTACCGCTCTCTCGATTTTAGCCATGGTCGTGCCGGCGTAA